A window of the Cystobacter fuscus genome harbors these coding sequences:
- a CDS encoding serine/threonine protein kinase has protein sequence MSSAYRLNGRIEAGELAELYDAVQEPGGSGVVIKLFHPKTSDPRYATTLAATYSVLNPLRSEGIVHVLDVGFVKNRLVVVREAVDGSNLGVALQRLNTKEVLLPPAVALNLVIQLLESVERAHAEGIVHGALTPGNVLLSRSGAPHVCDFGALHALLAVPELKRAFVGRGRSAYRAPEVGRGGEPDVLSDVYSIGAIAYELLTLREAVIPEGGISTRRAGLPPPSRLDRRVHARLDPLILRALEPTPTRRFRSCAEFATALRGFLANQGGLPGTEEQRRFMTELLPNQVSFGASGPVPITERFTLTPISGVTLAQVSADALDKSVVARPSFSPALSEADTMDAPPAFEEYSGSFQSGPSPAPPEPALHAPPVSGHPTLDRTGSADTHIRDRVLIHPSDAESAESEDDAPSSVGRSPLGAPGDEAPTWVAPPGAAPVRSRRAAVSQGSSREGTRTGRNPRLRVVEDFTRPVARPDTDDLIDTAPLRSRPAPARVAAPPPSPRPRQSQRPPRPPPRKCPRCSPSASAC, from the coding sequence ATGAGCAGCGCCTACCGGTTGAATGGACGCATCGAGGCCGGCGAGCTCGCCGAGCTGTATGACGCCGTCCAGGAGCCCGGTGGGTCCGGGGTGGTCATCAAGCTCTTCCACCCGAAGACGTCGGATCCGCGCTACGCCACCACGCTCGCCGCGACGTACAGCGTGCTCAACCCGCTGCGCTCCGAGGGCATCGTCCACGTGCTGGACGTGGGCTTCGTGAAGAACCGGCTCGTCGTGGTGCGCGAGGCGGTGGACGGCTCCAACCTGGGCGTCGCGCTGCAGCGGCTCAACACCAAGGAGGTCCTCCTCCCGCCGGCCGTCGCGCTCAACCTCGTCATCCAGTTGCTCGAGTCGGTGGAGCGCGCCCACGCGGAGGGCATCGTCCATGGCGCCCTCACCCCGGGCAACGTGCTGCTGTCGCGCTCGGGCGCGCCCCACGTGTGCGACTTCGGAGCGCTCCACGCGCTCCTGGCGGTACCGGAGCTCAAGCGCGCCTTCGTGGGCCGCGGCCGCAGCGCCTACCGGGCGCCGGAAGTGGGGCGGGGGGGCGAGCCCGACGTGCTCTCGGATGTCTACTCCATCGGCGCCATCGCCTACGAGCTGCTCACCCTGCGCGAGGCCGTCATTCCCGAGGGGGGCATCAGCACCCGCCGCGCCGGACTGCCTCCGCCCAGCCGCCTGGATCGGCGCGTCCACGCGCGGTTGGATCCCCTCATCCTGCGCGCCCTGGAGCCCACGCCCACGCGGCGCTTCCGCTCCTGCGCCGAGTTCGCCACCGCGCTGCGCGGCTTCCTGGCCAACCAGGGTGGACTGCCCGGCACCGAGGAGCAACGCCGTTTCATGACGGAGCTGCTGCCCAACCAGGTGTCCTTCGGCGCCTCCGGCCCGGTGCCCATCACCGAGCGCTTCACCCTCACGCCCATCTCCGGCGTGACCCTGGCCCAGGTGAGCGCGGACGCCCTGGACAAGTCCGTGGTGGCGCGCCCCTCCTTCAGCCCGGCGCTCAGTGAAGCGGACACCATGGACGCGCCGCCCGCCTTCGAGGAGTACTCGGGCTCGTTCCAGAGCGGTCCCTCCCCCGCGCCGCCGGAGCCCGCCCTTCACGCCCCTCCCGTTTCCGGGCACCCCACGCTCGATCGGACGGGCTCCGCGGATACCCACATCCGCGACAGGGTGTTGATCCATCCCTCGGACGCCGAGTCCGCCGAGAGCGAGGACGACGCGCCTTCGAGCGTGGGCAGGAGCCCCCTCGGGGCCCCGGGGGATGAGGCGCCCACCTGGGTGGCTCCTCCCGGCGCCGCGCCGGTCAGGTCCCGCCGTGCGGCCGTGTCCCAGGGCTCGTCCCGGGAGGGGACGCGCACGGGCAGGAATCCCCGCCTGCGCGTGGTGGAGGACTTCACCCGGCCCGTGGCCCGGCCGGACACGGATGATCTGATCGACACCGCGCCGCTGCGCTCGCGCCCCGCGCCGGCGCGTGTCGCGGCGCCGCCCCCGAGCCCACGCCCGCGCCAGAGCCAGCGCCCCCCACGGCCACCGCCCCGGAAATGCCCGCGGTGCTCGCCGAGCGCCAGCGCATGTTGA
- a CDS encoding c-type cytochrome, with amino-acid sequence MNRSFPLLVLLMALPAKAGDASHGKKVFTSACSNCHVAQPARNDSPGAKATDNLATWLASHKSSELRQWVKDPWAVNPKTLCDPRQLQPKDVDDLLSFLRGAQSPAPSAPAP; translated from the coding sequence ATGAATCGCTCCTTCCCGCTCCTCGTCCTCCTGATGGCACTCCCTGCCAAAGCAGGAGATGCCAGCCATGGCAAGAAGGTCTTCACCAGCGCGTGCAGCAACTGTCACGTGGCCCAGCCCGCCCGGAATGATTCTCCGGGGGCCAAGGCCACGGACAACCTGGCCACGTGGCTGGCCTCGCACAAGAGCAGTGAGCTGCGCCAGTGGGTGAAGGATCCCTGGGCGGTGAATCCCAAGACGTTGTGTGATCCGAGGCAACTGCAGCCCAAGGACGTCGATGATTTGCTGTCCTTCCTGCGCGGTGCCCAATCCCCCGCCCCTTCCGCTCCCGCGCCCTGA
- a CDS encoding DUF4114 domain-containing protein has protein sequence MHASRPTLLLGLLCASSSWAQSSPGSLELCHDATEQDRQPDFKALDFKDLSSISLTKDNPPALRLDTNLEVLNPERIYFPFSQQVRVSYLYEEAGNSTALGYFYYKDLVDRDFINQGANLADSSDDTLADNDGNGIADFHEALFQMTDKTSLDSSGRRCGNKFDYTYGSKKTTLYVPELASKDCGAHFTASTTLSSGQPVAANATRPNITVGLLGVDGNADSADQFSDRGLYRSVPNLLEPRDPKNKNGGIGHLVFLHSDDDSDKNTGGNLGPVADVTNSLNGIPDYNVSAYDADGRPLSPAPDNTLEQENDRTVNLGEIQGDRELVFFAVSWGSAGHGPVSTGSAKVYPCLSFKANTNVCALYLKTPTYVYFSKTFLNLDQNPQPSTTKTVDGQSFKSVAELDIGCAYTTDQKKCELGLSGWLDQATLDRLKNVPAYNKLIMPHERAFVKADTSGKDLMPHVLVGAPSTDKYRWVLGFEDLPGGGDRDFNDVSFMIHKSNGGRVRSGVVSGDLTPDIAQDFTITEVTFRAQDESYYASSSTDAAFCSSRPAGEQPRIRYQVALDCKVCTSNCSSTSPVMTVNPNPTWVDVPLDSPPTNGKRDQTVTLRDFLERSLTGSQLCWQAIMESKYDQCQPTIKNINVYYKAVKAGDYGRAAVSAVANTVLYGTFETPGRKWFEPGKQQPSVRVVDGRPDLSERGHLYLRKLFHPELPTSTLTTNGVQWDSGDKLASDLRSSSAPDPINWRKLITMNPQGERTELKSVLTNTNGGEAFSSNNCGTNNGGNWVCDLDASGGPPDDADRALLRNWLYGWERRTGGAQDTKRTWAMGGVQLSTAAIIGASAMPSWVSLAKGQEQNAYVNNFMKDLRVSERSTMSYVGSTQGFLYGVEAGVLRMGNDACTPTTEANGYFKVKSSQKCPANPSDPKPYPREYGEAVEKFAYMPRKLLPFYVETYLRQGNGKRASVDASPTVADVDLGFGAYDPTKGFSANAVSDKAWTIGPKDTVGSTEGAKTVLVAPTGPSHSVVFALDVTDPTSSSFPQPMWEFDMASDKVDFGGQTGKLTVEDAFDDLGTTSTLLPDTRGSRHAPTVARMDFGPKGGLRWVALVGTDYVPNPNTAGSIFLVDVKTGMPVQVPGTQAATKTAGVIPLALNEGISGEPLAVDANDDGTAELIYAATTQGKIYRIATNKVDAAGGFGRVLQVCKIADVQTELKNSPKTEYQNEAKYQGVYSTMSATLYRETTGKGVRLFVGTANNPDISDEPADLLKTPPHGYVLAFEDRNPTGASCNTAVPLWIKQLGVGQMVWGGIALARDSTGNELVNTSTAVGKAANACSLSGTESGMFYSINSAKPEPDKQATGTELGGHSLATPVMHDGHMIMLTADGKVLVRGDPKKWNNEASGSGGGQVRVHMWDADPSGVVKP, from the coding sequence ATGCACGCCTCACGCCCTACCCTGCTTCTGGGACTGCTGTGCGCCTCTTCGTCCTGGGCCCAATCGAGTCCGGGATCGCTCGAGCTCTGTCATGACGCCACCGAGCAGGACCGGCAGCCCGACTTCAAGGCCCTGGACTTCAAGGACCTGAGCTCCATCTCGCTCACCAAGGACAACCCGCCGGCGCTGCGCCTGGACACCAACCTCGAGGTGCTCAACCCCGAGCGCATCTACTTCCCCTTCTCCCAGCAGGTGCGCGTCAGCTACCTGTACGAGGAGGCCGGCAACTCCACGGCGCTCGGCTACTTCTATTACAAGGACCTGGTCGACCGCGACTTCATCAACCAAGGCGCCAACCTGGCCGACAGCTCGGATGACACGCTCGCCGACAACGACGGCAACGGCATCGCGGACTTCCACGAAGCGCTGTTCCAGATGACCGACAAAACCTCCCTGGACAGCTCGGGGCGGCGCTGCGGCAACAAGTTCGACTACACGTACGGGAGCAAGAAGACCACCCTCTACGTGCCGGAGCTGGCCTCGAAGGATTGCGGCGCCCACTTCACGGCCTCGACCACTCTCTCGAGCGGGCAGCCCGTGGCCGCCAACGCCACGCGTCCGAACATCACGGTCGGCCTGCTGGGCGTGGATGGCAACGCGGACAGCGCCGATCAGTTCAGCGACCGGGGCCTCTACCGCAGCGTGCCCAACCTGCTCGAGCCCCGCGACCCGAAGAACAAGAACGGGGGCATCGGCCACCTGGTCTTCCTGCACTCCGACGACGACAGCGACAAGAACACCGGCGGCAACCTGGGTCCGGTGGCGGACGTCACCAACTCCCTCAATGGCATTCCCGACTACAACGTCTCCGCCTATGACGCCGATGGCCGGCCCCTGTCCCCCGCGCCGGACAACACGCTCGAGCAGGAGAACGATCGCACGGTGAACCTGGGGGAGATCCAGGGCGACCGGGAGCTCGTCTTCTTCGCCGTGTCGTGGGGCTCGGCCGGGCACGGTCCGGTGAGCACCGGCAGCGCCAAGGTCTACCCCTGCCTGAGCTTCAAGGCCAACACCAACGTCTGCGCGCTGTACCTGAAGACGCCCACCTACGTCTATTTCTCCAAGACGTTCCTCAACCTGGATCAGAACCCCCAGCCCTCCACCACCAAGACGGTGGACGGCCAGAGCTTCAAGTCGGTGGCCGAGCTGGACATCGGCTGCGCCTACACCACCGACCAGAAGAAGTGCGAGCTGGGGCTGTCGGGCTGGCTGGACCAGGCGACGCTGGATCGCCTCAAGAACGTGCCGGCCTACAACAAGCTGATCATGCCGCACGAGCGCGCGTTCGTGAAGGCGGACACCAGTGGCAAGGACCTGATGCCCCACGTGCTGGTGGGCGCGCCCTCCACCGACAAGTACCGCTGGGTGCTCGGCTTCGAGGACCTGCCCGGTGGCGGTGACCGCGACTTCAACGACGTGAGCTTCATGATCCACAAGTCCAACGGCGGCCGGGTGCGCTCGGGCGTGGTGTCGGGCGATCTCACCCCGGACATCGCCCAGGACTTCACCATCACCGAGGTGACGTTCCGGGCCCAGGACGAGTCCTACTACGCGTCGAGCAGCACCGACGCGGCGTTCTGCAGCTCGCGCCCCGCGGGGGAGCAGCCGCGCATCCGCTACCAGGTCGCGCTCGACTGCAAGGTCTGCACGTCCAACTGCTCCTCGACCAGCCCGGTCATGACGGTCAACCCCAACCCCACCTGGGTGGACGTGCCGCTCGACTCCCCGCCCACCAACGGCAAGCGCGATCAGACGGTGACGCTGCGCGACTTCCTGGAGCGCAGCCTCACCGGCTCGCAGCTGTGCTGGCAGGCCATCATGGAGAGCAAGTACGACCAGTGCCAGCCGACCATCAAGAACATCAACGTCTACTACAAGGCGGTGAAGGCGGGAGACTACGGCCGTGCGGCCGTGTCCGCGGTGGCCAACACGGTCCTCTACGGCACCTTCGAGACGCCCGGCCGCAAGTGGTTCGAGCCCGGCAAGCAGCAGCCCTCCGTGCGCGTGGTGGATGGCCGGCCGGACCTGTCGGAGCGCGGCCACCTCTACCTGCGCAAGCTCTTCCATCCGGAGCTGCCCACCAGCACCCTGACCACGAACGGCGTGCAGTGGGACAGCGGCGACAAGCTCGCGAGCGACCTGCGCTCCTCGAGCGCGCCGGATCCGATCAACTGGCGCAAGCTCATCACCATGAATCCGCAGGGTGAGCGCACCGAGTTGAAGAGCGTGCTGACCAACACCAACGGCGGAGAGGCCTTCTCCAGCAACAACTGCGGAACGAACAACGGCGGCAACTGGGTGTGCGACCTGGATGCCAGCGGAGGCCCTCCCGACGACGCGGACCGCGCGCTGCTGCGCAACTGGCTGTATGGCTGGGAGCGGCGCACCGGCGGCGCCCAGGACACCAAGCGCACCTGGGCCATGGGCGGCGTGCAGCTGTCCACCGCGGCCATCATCGGCGCCTCCGCGATGCCCTCCTGGGTGTCGCTCGCCAAGGGCCAGGAGCAGAACGCCTACGTGAACAACTTCATGAAGGATCTGCGCGTGAGCGAGCGCTCCACCATGTCCTACGTGGGCTCCACCCAGGGCTTCCTGTATGGCGTGGAGGCCGGCGTGCTGCGCATGGGCAATGACGCCTGCACCCCCACCACCGAGGCCAATGGCTACTTCAAGGTGAAGTCGTCGCAGAAGTGCCCCGCCAACCCCAGCGATCCCAAGCCCTACCCCCGCGAGTACGGCGAGGCCGTGGAGAAGTTCGCCTACATGCCGCGCAAGCTGCTGCCCTTCTACGTGGAGACCTACCTGCGTCAGGGCAATGGCAAGCGTGCCTCCGTGGACGCGTCTCCGACGGTGGCGGACGTGGACCTGGGCTTTGGCGCCTACGATCCCACCAAGGGCTTCTCCGCCAACGCCGTGTCCGACAAGGCGTGGACGATCGGCCCCAAGGACACGGTGGGCTCCACCGAGGGCGCCAAGACGGTGCTCGTGGCCCCCACCGGCCCCTCGCACAGCGTGGTGTTCGCGCTCGACGTCACCGATCCCACCAGCAGCTCCTTCCCCCAGCCCATGTGGGAGTTCGACATGGCCTCGGACAAGGTCGACTTCGGCGGACAGACCGGCAAGCTCACCGTGGAGGACGCCTTCGACGACCTGGGCACCACGAGCACCCTGCTGCCGGACACGCGCGGCTCGCGCCATGCCCCCACCGTGGCGCGCATGGACTTCGGCCCCAAGGGCGGCCTGCGCTGGGTGGCGCTGGTGGGCACCGACTACGTCCCCAACCCCAACACCGCCGGATCGATCTTCCTGGTGGACGTGAAGACGGGCATGCCGGTGCAGGTGCCGGGCACGCAAGCGGCCACCAAGACCGCGGGCGTGATCCCCCTGGCCCTCAACGAGGGCATCTCGGGTGAGCCCCTGGCCGTGGACGCCAACGATGACGGCACCGCCGAGCTCATCTACGCCGCCACGACGCAGGGCAAGATCTACCGCATCGCCACCAACAAGGTGGACGCCGCGGGCGGCTTCGGCCGGGTGCTCCAGGTGTGCAAGATCGCGGACGTCCAGACGGAGCTGAAGAACAGCCCGAAGACCGAGTACCAGAACGAGGCGAAGTACCAGGGCGTCTACTCGACCATGTCCGCGACGCTTTACCGCGAGACCACGGGCAAGGGCGTGCGCCTGTTCGTGGGCACCGCCAACAACCCGGACATCTCCGACGAGCCCGCGGACCTGCTGAAGACCCCGCCCCACGGCTACGTGCTCGCCTTCGAGGATCGCAACCCCACGGGCGCCAGCTGCAACACCGCCGTCCCCCTGTGGATCAAGCAGCTGGGCGTGGGTCAGATGGTGTGGGGCGGCATCGCGCTCGCCCGGGACAGCACGGGCAACGAGCTGGTCAACACCAGCACCGCGGTGGGCAAGGCGGCCAATGCCTGCTCGCTCAGCGGCACCGAGAGCGGCATGTTCTACAGCATCAACTCCGCGAAGCCGGAGCCGGACAAGCAGGCGACCGGCACCGAGCTGGGCGGCCACAGCCTGGCTACCCCGGTGATGCATGATGGGCACATGATCATGCTGACCGCGGACGGCAAGGTGCTGGTGCGGGGAGACCCGAAGAAGTGGAACAACGAGGCCAGTGGCTCCGGCGGGGGCCAGGTGCGTGTCCACATGTGGGACGCGGATCCCTCCGGTGTCGTGAAGCCGTGA
- a CDS encoding type IV pilus modification PilV family protein produces MRRPSRRRRGITLLETLMTAAVLILGIGVVASTVVSIVRLNRRNLAQAQAYTIAEWWLERVTRMGCKAGELEPCKEIKDLDDDPPITLYWNASGIPSETPPVAGANSEVARPYRVTIDVDPPFEGNEKGSPAVDREVIKDMPLKNTLNVRVTVSWQDELSRDDYHAVALQTRVGP; encoded by the coding sequence ATGAGGCGTCCCTCGCGGCGCCGGCGTGGCATCACGCTGCTGGAGACGTTGATGACCGCGGCGGTGCTCATCCTGGGCATCGGCGTGGTCGCCAGCACCGTGGTGTCCATCGTGCGGCTCAACCGGCGCAACCTCGCCCAGGCCCAGGCCTACACCATCGCCGAGTGGTGGCTGGAGCGCGTCACCCGCATGGGATGCAAGGCCGGCGAGCTCGAACCCTGCAAAGAAATCAAGGATTTGGATGATGACCCGCCCATCACCCTGTACTGGAACGCCAGCGGCATCCCCTCCGAGACGCCGCCCGTGGCCGGAGCAAACTCGGAAGTGGCGCGTCCCTACCGGGTGACGATCGACGTGGATCCGCCCTTCGAAGGCAATGAAAAAGGGAGTCCAGCCGTGGACCGCGAGGTCATCAAGGATATGCCCTTGAAGAACACGCTCAACGTGCGGGTGACGGTGAGCTGGCAGGACGAGCTGAGCCGCGACGACTACCACGCCGTGGCGCTGCAGACGCGGGTGGGGCCATGA
- a CDS encoding PilW family protein yields MKRRLPSPLGGFTLLELMVASSLSLIVLAAALWSAAELQRRGTFEESLMEAQNTLRAVREMLVVELQRAGMGVGSARMVFGRLGAADDVRYAINVSPEERFDGTGAFPADPTFAPPTGAYAGRISDVLQVWSWDSEAMNGANPIGMVPLTLCTHAANASDLYRSGNELCASTVPVGLMNRLVMVVKPETRIACIMRVTAVNQDASAPYARIVVSPGITEGQASNNNPCMSLAAGARPNDGTLDYWGADRSGGFILLMRGSAFRVNWRTGTPVLERRDISSVANPAATPDWVTLSHDVEMIRLRLGVMEDLKLPKSPVLWFPETTPERPHLEKCTDVKCGPLVPGGWTVDPINSPTARDALMSRVRMVQVQVITRTARLDSSLVRKDGAGEYILDADKHPQDGYKRRSSTLEIMPRNFALAGVLQ; encoded by the coding sequence ATGAAGCGGCGCCTCCCCTCCCCTCTTGGGGGCTTCACGCTGCTGGAGCTGATGGTGGCCAGCTCCCTGTCGCTCATCGTGCTCGCCGCGGCACTGTGGAGCGCCGCCGAGCTGCAGCGGCGCGGCACGTTCGAGGAATCGCTCATGGAGGCGCAGAACACCCTGCGCGCCGTGCGCGAGATGCTCGTGGTGGAGCTGCAACGCGCGGGTATGGGCGTGGGCAGCGCGCGCATGGTGTTCGGCAGGCTGGGCGCCGCCGACGACGTGCGCTACGCCATCAACGTCAGCCCCGAGGAGCGCTTCGACGGCACGGGGGCGTTCCCCGCGGACCCCACCTTCGCGCCCCCCACGGGCGCCTACGCCGGGCGCATCTCGGACGTCCTCCAGGTGTGGAGCTGGGACTCCGAGGCCATGAACGGCGCCAATCCCATTGGCATGGTGCCCCTGACGCTGTGCACCCACGCGGCCAACGCCTCGGACCTGTACCGCTCGGGCAACGAGCTGTGCGCGAGCACGGTGCCCGTGGGCCTCATGAATCGGCTGGTGATGGTCGTCAAACCCGAGACGCGCATCGCCTGCATCATGCGGGTGACGGCGGTGAACCAGGACGCGTCGGCCCCCTACGCGCGCATCGTGGTCAGCCCGGGCATCACCGAGGGCCAGGCCTCCAACAACAACCCGTGCATGAGCCTGGCCGCTGGCGCGCGTCCCAACGATGGCACGCTGGATTACTGGGGGGCGGACCGCTCCGGCGGCTTCATCCTCCTCATGCGCGGCTCGGCCTTCCGCGTCAACTGGAGGACCGGCACGCCCGTGTTGGAGCGCAGGGACATCTCCTCGGTCGCCAATCCCGCGGCGACCCCTGACTGGGTGACCCTGTCGCACGACGTCGAGATGATCCGGCTGCGCCTGGGCGTGATGGAGGACCTCAAGTTGCCCAAGTCGCCCGTGCTGTGGTTCCCGGAAACCACGCCCGAGCGCCCGCATCTGGAGAAGTGCACGGACGTGAAGTGTGGCCCCCTGGTGCCCGGGGGGTGGACGGTGGACCCCATCAATTCGCCCACCGCGCGTGACGCGTTGATGAGCCGCGTGCGCATGGTGCAGGTGCAGGTCATCACCCGCACGGCGCGCCTGGACTCGTCGCTCGTCCGCAAGGACGGCGCCGGCGAGTACATCCTCGACGCGGACAAGCATCCGCAGGATGGCTACAAGCGGCGCTCCTCCACCCTGGAGATCATGCCGCGCAACTTCGCCCTGGCGGGAGTGCTGCAATGA
- a CDS encoding pilus assembly FimT family protein: protein MKTRRARAGLTTLEILVTVAIAGVFASMAVMNMDIVKRRQSERNALREISSLANQARTYARTSQYPVRLSVTTNVMGATVLRWEQLPCDTAHRWGDSCPAAACLTNACNKGGCQCVAQGEGIAIPATLDVSALDGLCWLGRGGAPRHQTPGNPTCQVTGNPPQKPLKITQSQSGKLDHVLQVDGLTGKPRMVDCTQQPVDPTCNVP from the coding sequence ATGAAGACGAGACGTGCTCGCGCGGGACTCACCACCCTGGAGATCCTGGTGACGGTGGCGATCGCGGGCGTGTTCGCCTCGATGGCCGTGATGAACATGGATATCGTCAAGCGCCGCCAGAGCGAGCGCAACGCGCTCCGGGAGATCTCCTCCCTGGCCAACCAGGCCCGCACGTATGCGCGCACGAGTCAGTACCCGGTGCGTCTGTCCGTGACCACCAACGTCATGGGCGCCACCGTGCTGCGCTGGGAGCAGTTGCCGTGCGATACGGCCCACCGCTGGGGCGACTCCTGCCCCGCCGCGGCCTGTCTGACCAACGCCTGCAACAAGGGCGGCTGCCAGTGCGTGGCGCAGGGCGAGGGCATCGCCATCCCCGCCACCCTGGACGTGTCCGCCCTCGACGGCCTGTGCTGGCTGGGCCGGGGCGGAGCGCCCCGCCACCAGACCCCGGGCAACCCCACGTGCCAGGTGACGGGAAATCCGCCCCAGAAGCCCCTGAAGATCACCCAGAGCCAGAGCGGCAAGCTCGATCACGTGCTCCAGGTGGACGGCCTCACGGGCAAGCCGCGCATGGTGGACTGCACGCAGCAGCCGGTGGATCCCACCTGCAACGTTCCGTGA
- a CDS encoding HAD-IG family 5'-nucleotidase, whose product MSVCPLSSKLSPTGPIPGSPTTSDPLHGSFRSSRSQAHAEEAEHRAQALLADAELHRLLSVPQHGPHEGPRARDIFVNRNLRMSGIELVGFDMDYTLAIYHMRRLEELAYDMTLARLISERGYPSIIGRLQYDHHFVMRGLAVDKENGNLLKMDRFGYVGRAWHGLRPLDREVWRALYRNQRVRLKEPRFAWIDTLFALPEAWLFAGIIELLESLGQRVDYGRLNDDIREAIDSVHRDNSLKREVRKDLSRYIFQDPELGPALHKLRSGGKRLFLLTNSAWDYTDVVMRYLLDGQLAEYPNWRNYFDYVVTLASKPAFFAEQRPFLELEVAGPGEQARVVGEASGLERGKVYQGGNLVQFEQYTRRSGERILYVGDHIYGDILKSKKTSLWRTCMIVQEIEDEITYTYGQRERIERLAEVERTRARLEEEVGDHKNLLNQLDRTLERGGLTAEAQTALEEQRRGAKVALDTLRRALREATEIADALEREVEEGFNPYWGLLFKEGSENSRFGEQVERYACLYTSRVSNFLYDSPLQYYRSSRNLMPHEQAGAWSAKLSPEGGEEPPPGEG is encoded by the coding sequence ATGTCTGTCTGTCCCTTGTCTTCCAAACTCTCTCCGACTGGCCCCATCCCCGGCAGTCCGACGACCTCGGATCCGCTGCACGGCAGCTTCCGCTCCTCGCGCAGTCAGGCCCATGCCGAAGAAGCCGAGCACCGCGCCCAGGCCCTCCTCGCCGACGCCGAACTCCACCGCCTGCTGAGTGTCCCGCAACACGGGCCGCACGAGGGCCCGCGCGCGCGCGACATCTTCGTCAACCGCAACCTGCGCATGTCGGGCATCGAGCTGGTGGGCTTCGACATGGACTACACGCTGGCCATCTACCACATGCGCCGGCTGGAAGAGCTCGCGTATGACATGACGCTCGCGCGGCTCATCAGCGAGCGGGGCTACCCTTCCATCATCGGCCGCCTGCAGTACGACCACCACTTCGTCATGCGCGGGCTGGCCGTGGACAAGGAGAACGGCAACCTGCTGAAGATGGACCGCTTCGGCTACGTGGGGCGGGCCTGGCACGGACTGCGGCCGTTGGATCGCGAGGTGTGGCGCGCGCTCTACCGCAACCAGCGCGTGCGGCTGAAGGAGCCACGCTTCGCGTGGATCGACACGCTCTTCGCCCTGCCAGAGGCCTGGCTGTTCGCGGGCATCATCGAGCTGCTCGAGTCGCTCGGCCAGCGCGTGGACTATGGCCGGCTGAACGACGACATCCGCGAGGCCATCGACTCGGTGCACCGCGACAACTCGCTCAAGCGCGAGGTGCGCAAGGACTTGTCGCGCTACATCTTCCAGGACCCGGAGCTGGGTCCCGCGCTGCACAAGCTGCGCTCGGGCGGCAAGCGGTTGTTCCTGCTGACCAACTCGGCCTGGGACTACACGGACGTGGTGATGCGCTACCTGCTGGACGGGCAGCTCGCGGAGTACCCGAACTGGCGCAACTACTTCGACTATGTGGTGACGCTCGCCTCCAAGCCGGCCTTCTTCGCCGAGCAGCGGCCCTTCCTGGAGCTGGAGGTGGCCGGGCCTGGCGAGCAGGCGCGCGTGGTGGGCGAGGCCTCGGGGCTGGAGCGCGGCAAGGTGTACCAGGGCGGCAACCTGGTGCAGTTCGAGCAGTACACGCGCCGCTCGGGCGAGCGCATCCTCTACGTGGGCGACCACATCTACGGCGACATCCTCAAGTCCAAGAAGACCTCGCTGTGGCGCACGTGCATGATCGTCCAGGAGATCGAGGACGAGATCACCTACACGTATGGCCAGCGCGAGCGGATTGAGCGTCTGGCCGAGGTGGAGCGCACGCGCGCGCGGCTGGAAGAAGAGGTGGGCGACCACAAGAACCTGCTCAACCAGTTGGATCGCACGCTGGAGCGCGGGGGCCTCACGGCCGAGGCCCAGACGGCGCTGGAGGAGCAGCGGCGCGGGGCCAAGGTGGCGCTGGACACGCTGCGCCGGGCGCTGCGCGAGGCGACGGAGATCGCCGATGCGCTCGAGCGCGAGGTGGAGGAAGGCTTCAACCCGTACTGGGGGCTGCTCTTCAAGGAGGGCAGTGAGAACAGCCGGTTCGGCGAGCAGGTGGAGCGCTACGCGTGTCTGTACACGAGCCGGGTGTCCAACTTCCTCTACGACTCGCCC